From the Sylvia atricapilla isolate bSylAtr1 chromosome 12, bSylAtr1.pri, whole genome shotgun sequence genome, the window CACATGGTAAAAAATAGATTACATTCTTCCATCCAACAActgaagaaaacccaaaacacctcaagcaaccaaaaaaccctatgagcaaaatcaaatttatttctgcaagaaaatacAGTGCCGTTTCTCTCTGGAACTGAGCACCTTGGGGCAATGCAGCATTTAAAGCTCTTTGCAATGTCTGAGCTTTTACAATAACCTTGTAAGCTAAACATTATCCTCCTGCTGTTCATGAATTAACCACCCTCAAAGAAGCTTAACTACTGTATGCAAGGTCACAGCATGGACACATTCGGGGcataaagaacttttttttagATTGAGGGGTTGGATCTGGGGAAAACTGGATGAAATTTCAGTGCACAAGCCTTCTTTACCTCCTATGAGAGGGAGGGAGCCTACACCTATGCCTAAAATTCGAGGAAAGCACTGAAAATGCTGATCTTGACCTGCTCAGTGAACACCTGTACAGATATTAATGCAGCAGTACTGAGATAGCTTGATTATGGTACACATGGTAAATAATAttgggtttattttaaatattggcaaatttaaaatttgcccctaaaaatttttttttgctatccAACTGTAAAGTTTTTTGAAAGACTTTTTACATTTCCAAATGCATCTCTTCATGTAAATTTTAACAGGGACATAAGATTCATGATAGTAGGTTAACTCTGGGAAAGAAGTCATTTAAGGTATACAGTATGTTAGAACTTAAATGAAAGGATTAAGCTGAAACAGAAACTGTCAATCCCAGAAGATGGTAAGAACTCTGATATGGACTAAAAAGACctgtcagaaataatttctagGATTTAAAGACATGCCCACAAACTTGGGAGAGATAACTCATATCTGTACTTAAATCATTCCACAGTAGCTTAGGCAAGGTTTCTGTAGAAGAAAAGACAAGCAATCAAAGCGTTCCTTGATCCAAAAGAGATGCATCAAACAATATCTTTTAGtgaaaatccaagaaaaataatgctgtaAGTGGTGAGAGATGGGTCTTCTCAAAATAAAGGATGAAGATACACACACATGATTTTAgtctcatttatttcatttgttaaaGAAATTAGGATACATTAAAGAGAGTTTCTACAATATCAGTTTGCCTTACTAGCAAAGTTCATAATACATTCATAATAGCTAAAACCATTGCATTTTGTAAGGATTTTCCATTGCCTTTAGCATCTGCTGGATAAGAATCTCACATCTAAAACAATGCTGAATTAGCCCTCACAACAGTCCTGTGAGGTAGAGGTCAGTGTTACCCTCTTTCTACATAAGAGGAAACTGAGAAACAAAGTTTTAGGTCAGTGTACCAGAAAAACCATGGAGATTTCAGGAGCAGAATTCCAGTCTTTCACTACTTGTACTTTGCTCCACATCTCATGTCATCCTTCCTTGGAGGAAGgggagcaggcacagcagctgctgttctcccTTCTCCCCAATTCCCTTGGTCTTgtacatctttttttctccatctcagCTGATGGAAAGTGATAACATCAGCGATTTCTACCTGAACTACACAGACAGAACAGGCCATGTGAGGCCCAGAACTACAGGAGCTGGGAATTGACTGTGGGTAGTCACAGAGAACATCACAGTATTGAGAACCAGTCAGAATTTTGTCACTAAGCTGCAGAACCAACACGTGGCTGTTCTAAAGCAACTTTCACAGAGGTAAAAGGACTCAGGAGCGCTGAAGCCTTGTGTGAGCAGGTAGcatccctgccaggagccctgGGACAGAGAGGGTCTGTGCAGCAATGCACACTCAGGGCAGACAAGATCTACCTGTGTTGGGTCcctaaaggaaacaaaataccTGCTCTCTGTAGGGCAGACACCAAAGGATGTCATattgcagagcacagcactgagctgaggTAGAATCTGAGCAACTGAGGACCACAAAACACACCTTGATCACTACAGAGTAACTCTTCAACCAAACTGACCCTGACCAGGGCACTGTGGTCCAGTGTTCTGCATGGGCTGAAAGGACAAATACCTAAATAACATTGCAGTaaactgctctgcttttcaaCACAGCATTCCATTGTTACTTCTCATTGTAAGATAACATATCTGAACAGTAGATttagaatatatatttaattttcataccAGAGCCTACTTGAGGCAAGTAAAGTACTTTTTTCTAGCTACTTATACACTTTGTGTTATCAGGCAGCAAGAATACAGTGAAAGCAGTCTTTAAATCAGAGTTCAGCAAATGGTAACAACAGATCACTAAGGGAAATTTAAGTCAAATTTGTTCAAAATTCTTGATTACTGTTTCCTCATATATTCAATGAGACAAGCAGAAGTTGTGGCTATCAGCACTAGTAGATCACTAcacaattttccattttatatcAAGTTggattttaatgtcattttaattttagagaGTTTAACATCTTGGATAACAAACTAGTTCACTCAGCTACCCCTTAGATTAAATAGTGCTGGTTAAAAAGATGCCACTTCTCCAAAGAATGGGCACTTCAAATAAAATAGGAAGCCAGAAGATTGTCCCCCTCTAAGCAGAGGGTTCATGGAAATGCCTGTCTTGTGAGTTCCATGAGTGGTCAGGAGACCAGAATTTCTGTTTAGAGTATCTCACATGTGGAAGCTCTTGGATATCTCAGGTCCATTATCAGTTTTCCTCAGGCCTTGAAGGAAGCTCGAACAATTCTTCCCTTCAGTGGCTGAGGGGGGCGAAAGTTATTGGCCATTTGGATCCTCTGGTCTTCCTCACTGGTGAAGAGCAGCATGCGGAATTTCTCCAGCTGGAAGTTCAGGGGAAACAATTCACTGCTTAAGGGGGCAATCAACagtaatgttttttaaaaaaaagactaaaaggAAATACTCAGTATATTTTAATCTGTTAACGTAACAGGTTCAAGCAAAGCTCCTAGAGAGtattaacagaaaataacaaaagcCCTGAGGCTTGAACAGGCTGAATATTCAGACTTTTAACCTGGCCTCATTTCAAACCAAAACAGTCTTTGCCTGCTTATCTAGCACTGAATGCTGCAAGAACAGAGTATCAGAAATGTACCTGTTTCACAGAGATTCTGATGGGTTCTTTCAGCACTATCCATGTCACACTTTCATTAAGGGGTGGGGTTGTCAGAGAACCAAGGTATGTCCAGTAATCTAGACTCAAGGGCAGGAGACATTTAGGGTTGAAGCCTCTAAACTGAGCTTTTGtaccctgggaaaagaaaacatttaaaatttatccTTTTACTTTTAAATGCAGGTAAAGTAGCTTTcttgaaagagaagaaaatgttaaagtaacattaaaaatagGGGAAAGGAGAAGTCTGTAAAAGTTTGGCTGCCTTACAACTGTTAAGCAAAAGTAGATGGCAAGTGTGATGCCTAATGCTGGCTTACTGGACTTTGATATCTTGCACCATTCTCTACCAAAATTCACCTCTAGTCACAACAAGCCCCAAAATAACGCAGAAGTGTGTTCTATAGTTCAGACTGCTATCTAAAGCAGTGTGAGCTATAGATAATATcatggcagaattccttgtctCATTACTTCTCCTCTATTTTAGTAGGAAGATTTAAATCCTATAGGCATGTTCTGGTATggtaaatatttgctttaaaaaaaataaaatcaaacctTCAAGTCTAAAATTAGAAGAAGGTGGATGGATAGAGGAAGATACATCAGCCAAAAGATTGGTAGAAATAGAAGGAGGTGCTGCCTAAAGTAGTGATTGCCTTAAGTACCACAGTCTAGAGCAACACTCCTCAGCCTGCAGGAGCATCCAGATGGGTTTCAGTCACTCAGAAAACGCCTCAGGAACAAACTCCGGACCTCAGTGAGATCATTCctgacagagctctgcagcaaaGACAGGCAGTTTCCACTTGTGCCAGCTGAGGCTTAATGAAAAAGGATTCCTTTGCTGAGTCTCAAGGGTCAGGGAGCTGTTGATTTTAGACTTTTTGGGAAAGGCAGAACCTCTGGATGACAAGTGGGGTCAGCACAGTGTGGTTAGGAACCTGAGATTAGGAAAATAATATGAACtttggaggggaagaaaaaactaCAACAGTTATGTTCTAGTTATGGGAGGTGATTTTTCTAGTTGTGGGTGGGtgagttttcatttttgtctcaAAGATGTACatgagataatttttaaaggatttccCAGAAGCAAATTTAAAGAGTTTAGAACTTACTTTAAATTTTACCATGTACAAAGCATCAGTGAGCCTGTTCATACTGGCATgttcttttccaatctaaaaGAATGGAATAGGCAGGTTAAATTAGAACACTACACCTAGGTGTTGTTTTCTTACCCAAATCTTAACATTGCTACCAAAGTTTATCAGCAATTTGCAATGCATTAATGCTTCCAGTAAGTCATCTGTTTTCCTTAAGCACTTCTTAAATATGTGGCATAGTCCTCAAACACTTTACAGCATAATGCTTTTTATCATGTAAACATGCTATTTTTGCAATTCTTACCTCCAAGAAAACACCAACTACTGCCAAGCcatctggagctgctgctgcctctccaaaTGTTGCATATTTTCTGGCATTCCAATGTACTAAGTGgagcttaaaagaaaaataacgAATAGTAATTAAATTAGTGATAGAAGTAATGAACGTGGTTTCTCATTGGCAGCACTAACAATTGTTCATAACAGAACAGTTTTGTGCCAAAGACATTGCTGGAAACATGAAGAAATTCAATCTTTCGGACAAGTCCGTGAGTGTGGGCAGGAACCAGACAAGTTTTCTGTTACAGCCCACACGGGGGTGGCATGGCCAGGCTTTGGGAGTGGGAGGgtacaggggtggcttctgtgagaaactgCCAAAAGCTTCTCTAGCTCGTGATCACAAGGAAGGgaccaggctggagcagctcctgaaggACTGACTGCTGCCATGGAAAGgaccaggctggagcagctcctggaggacTGACTGCTGCCATGGAAAGGACCAGGTTGGAGAAGCTCATGAGCtcactgtctcctgtgggagggaccccacactggagcacagaagagtgtgaggagcccttcccctgaggaggaaggagcagcagagacaacctgggatgagctgagcacagcccccattccctgccccactTTGGGGAGAAGCGGAGAAAGCTGGGAGTAAAGTTAAACccaggaagaaaggaggggTGAGGAGAAGATGTTTTAagatttagtttttatttgCCATTCTCCTACTCTGATTTGCTtgttaatagatttttttttgttttgctgtgtcaGTAGCTAGTGAGggatctctccctgcccttatcCCAACTCACAAGCATTTCCTTATATTTCCTCTCCCCATCCAGCTAAGAAGGGCAAGGATGGCTGACCTACCCATGATGAGCAAGGAATCAGAATCCTAATCCTATCCCCACTGCAGATAAAGTCATGTGACAACATCATTTGCATGAAATAATCCCATCTGTGAAAACACATCCTTACCTCGCAGGGAAAAGGTTTTCCATCAATGGTGTGCTCTGatccctggctgtgtgtggtCCCCCAGTGGAAGTGGAACTGCTTTAGCCGAAATGGATTCTGAAAGGGCCCTCCACTGATTCCTGggcagaagaacaaaaaaaacaaacaaaaaaaacaaaacaaaaaaaaaaattaaaaggtgaaGAAAGCTTAAGCATTCTGACTTTTTAGCTTCCTGCTAGTAAAACTAACCACTGTTGGCACAATAGTGGAAAAAAAGccagcagcctctcccagctgccagcatgAAAAAGATGCATCATCCTGGCATTTAAGAGGGGTGGATTTACTAATGGAGAGCACCTAAattcatttgaaaatgtaaattaaaaacagtGTGGCCACCTGTACAGAATTTGTAGCTTTCTTGAAAGAGTATATTTGACACAAAGGTGTGGTAACCACCCTTATGGTTACGCCTTTCTTGTTAAACACAATCAATACAAGTGAAACAGATGGAGCAGTCCTGGGAGCAGCCTTTGGAGTGCTGTGGGTGagagctggccctgctccagtgtgaacccccctgccctgggctgagcccagcatgggcagcaggggagaggggattctgccccctcaggtgagagcccacctgcagagctgccccagccctgagcacagcaagGGCCTGGaactgctggagagagcccagaggaggctccagcaggagcagagggatggagcagctctgctgggaggaaaggctggcagAGCTTGGGCTGTTcacttggagaagaaaagactcCAAGGAAACCTTATACCCTGAACATCAGGTAGACAATTCAGCTAAGTATTTCCTTCTTGCAGTATCTTAACTTCCAGTGGAGGTTATCTATATTCCATCCCCTTTAAATACCTGATCCcataaaagaggaaatataaTAGCTGGTACTTCATACGACACCACTCAACCTCAAATCACCTTCTAAAGGTAAGGAAATGCCACAGAGACACTTGATAACATCATTTGAAATAACACCTAAGCACAGACAAATGTTTAAGATGCCATCCATAGAAGATATTTTATCAACAGCATCAGTAATCCCTCTAACTTTATATGCCACCAAATCTAATACACTCTGCCCAACAGACATCAAAACCTGATCAATGTcacattaagaaaattaaaattacatttaatatCTGTAAAGCTTGTATCCTCAGTGCAGTtcataacattttatttaaagagtAAAAGCTGGGGCTTGCACAGTGCTACCACATATGCATGCTTCCAGCTGGCCTTTATGCAGGAAACTGGCCTTGCCAAAGCAAAGGTTTTAGGATTAATTAAGGATATAACTACTTCCAGTACATTTTTCTAAAGTTAGCAAAAGAATGCATCACctattccaaatattttaagaaatttagCTATTATGGATTACTGTCAAAATTCTGTTGTGTCATTTATGCAGAGCTTTGAGTCACTAGATCTATTTTGACACAACCAAGAGCAGTTTAAACCATGTTTTCCACTCTTAGCAGTCATCTTCCTTGAAAAAGTGTTATTGAAACAAGATATGCTTCGTGTAGAAAGGCTCTCATTCCTAACAGGTGCTCTGAGTCTGGATCTTTGAATGCAGAGTAATGGATGTTCTGAAACTTCTAAAGCTGAATAAAGTTCACTGTTACATAAATACAGTCCAGCTGAAAATTGCATTAAAGTAGTTACCAAGCTAAGATAATATTTCCAGAGAGGATTTTACAAATTCTATTTATAGGGTGACATTCTGAACAGATCCGTgcagtaaaaatggaaaatgctcACCCAGTCTTCTTTGCAAATTCGGTAAAGATAAGATGCTTGAAAACCTGACCATCCCATTAGGCAGGTTCTTAAATTCAttccagaagagaaatattaaaacaaaatgactGGAATATTAACCTTTAGCCCTTATTTCAAATGGTTACCAGCACAGACAAGCCACTTcacagaaaaagtaatttgttttcaatGTCAAGGTACCTTATTTAGCTTGCATCAATCAGCACACCCAAAAGGAGGATGAAGTCAGCTGATAGAtttaaaaactgttctttttgtgggttgtttttttttaatgcactcTTCCCATTTATCAGCTGCTTTATTATCTCCATTTGAATGCTCTTCCCCTACCCTCAGATGTAAAAGCACAGTCTACCATGGAAACAGACCTAACAGAAGAAATACTCAATCACTTAGAGAATTTACATTCTCTGCCAAGGACTGAGACAAGAATAAGGTACAACTGCAGCCAATCCAACATCCAAAGTTGGCTGCTACCAACTCAGAACGAACTTAAGATTTTCTAATTTCTGAAGAAACGAAAGTGCTACAAGtcagggaggaaagaagaaaatgcacagTAATGGGAACCAGTCCAGGTACAACTTAATGCAGTGATTATGATTATGACGACTGTGCTGCAggacccagctctgctcagcctcttcccttccctgtggGTAGGGGCTGGGCACTGAGCCAGAGCTGGCACCCTTGATTGGGGTGATCATGAACCAGGGCAGTGTGGAGCTTACATCCCTGCTCTGGATGCTGGATGTggtctggcagtgctggagagaTGCCCAGCAAACTCATCTAAAAGAAAAGGACTGCAATCaaacttctcatttttctgatGCAAGAGCTTTTCCTAATGAAGAAACACTTATTGATCTGTGATATTGCATTGCTAGAGAGGCTCAAAGTAAAGACAAAATATAAACAGCTCCAGTCACATGCCTTGTTCTAAGCTGAAATTATACACATCATAGAAGTTACAGCATACAGAACATACTTAATTATTTCCCCTACTGAGTCCGAAACTGGTGTTCTGAGTTAGCTGGCTGTGTTAGTCTCACCTGTCCTGTCATCAGTGTCCTCAAACTCCACCATGACGGAGTGGCCGGTGTTGGAGATGCTGAGGGAGGTGCAGGACTCGTAGGAGATGACAAGGGGCTGCAGGTTGGGGTCATAGACTGCCCGAGCAGAGTCGATGTCAATGGGGGACTGCCGGTTTCCCTGGGCAATGGGGTAAGCTTTGTGCCACTCGGAAGGGCCTTCAACAGCAGGCAAAGGAAAGCAGCATTATTTCCTTCCCCCCACACACAGGATGGCCATTATGGGTTTTCATGAGGCTTGAAATAAAGCTTGCTCAGCAAGAGTGACTCCAGTGTTTGGAATGTGAGAAATCAGTCTAAAGTCTAGCCTGGTGTGTTTTTATTAGCACAAGCAGGCTGCAGCAAGATGGGGATTCAAATATCTTGCCCAGAACACACCGAGGAGATCATGGCACATTGACAGAGTGCTGTACCCCCAGTCACTGTGccactctctctctctgcaaaggcagcagttACCTTGCTAAGATGTTCCAAGGTGGGTACAGGTGTAAACACTTGCATGCACAAACACACTCCCCAAAAAACAGCATCTAATTCTTCCTGGGAAAGAGAGTGTAAAAGCTCCAGCAATTCAAATTAGATGCAGATGACTCAAATCTCTTAGCTACTGACtatgcagttatttttaaaatcgTTTTATGACTGCAGTAAATCTTTGAGACAGCTCCATTCTTCACTCATGCCCATTATGGTATCTCTCTAACCTGAGTGAAGGACACAGGATGATAATTAACACTTTGGGACTTCCTGACCTCAATAGAGGGGAGAAAGCCCAATTTAATAGCAGAACTCTGCTGCCTGAACTGGAAGATTCTTAAGCAATTTGAGATAACAAAAGCTTATCCATATCAAAGAACTCCTTTTTCTTATGGCTCATTTTCTACTCTGCTATGGTAGTGAAAGCAGCAATTaaattcctctgctgcttttgtgcaTGATGTATAACAGTAACAATTGTACTTCGGGATTCTCAAGAAGCATACTTTTAATTGTAGCATTCTCACACGCTTTCACAAGGgtaagctttttaaaaatcaagcaCAGGTATTTAGCCTCCTTGAGTTTACATAACACAACAGTGATCTATTACACTGTTACTTGGCTTTGACACTTTCTGCAAAACTAAGCTCATAAAATAGTATCTTTTCTCAGCCTGCCTGTAAAGCAGATTTAGGAATTAAATGTTCTTACCCAAGCTAGGGGAGTATCATTTGGCTCTCACAAGCTTCACAAGAGTATACACGGCTTTATTACTCCTAGCTACAAGCACAAATACCTACTAGCACTAACTGGCTTCACTTGGTATTCAAACATGCTTTCAGACTCACAGAAACTAAAGGAATTGCTGTTAAGAAAGAGACTAGCCCCTGAAGGTTATGCAAAACATTCTTGTTGGACACTCAGCAGCTAAAATATTTGCTGCAAGGAGAGAGACTCCTGGAAGTTATGCAATTGTCTCATTGGCCAGCATCAGCCACTCGTCCATCCTCTCTGTAAAGGATACAGGCACTATAAAACACTACTGTGGCAATCCTTCAGGAGCTCCACATCCCCCCTCATGCTGTGACACGCATCCTTGGAGGTGGGAAGCAAAGGAGGAGGACTAAATTAAAAACTGTCAAATCAGAAAGCATAAGTTGTTCTGTAAGAGATCTGATACTGATCTGTACGATTTATTGATGTACTAGACATACATAGCATATAGCttattttattcacttttaTGAAAGCCTAGATATCACATTTCAGCAACTGCACAGAATCAGGAGCTCTATCATTGCTCTACTAAATCTTCTTTACCTAACAGGAGTGCTTTTGGAGAAAGACACAGGTAATCTTTTCAATAACAGCATTTTGGAAGGGACCCATTTATAATATCTGcagtctgaaaaaaacccaaagcattcaAACTGCTTCCCTCAGTTTAGGAATGTTGATTGCAACACTGAAAGGCAGCAGATATAAACTTGTGCATCTTTTGGTGCCACTTTCTGTGTGCTATTGATTATCAATAAAGTAATTAATTACCTGCTGTATATACTCGATTCTTGCAGACATCAAaatgcaggcagctctgcagggctcaggcaACAGCTCTAGAAAAAAAAACGAGTGGGGGAAGACAGAGAGATGCAGCACGGAAATGCCATAACCTACCGTCAGCCTGCCCATATCCCCAACTGTGGTGGCCAGTCATTGT encodes:
- the CA7 gene encoding carbonic anhydrase 7 → MTGHHSWGYGQADGPSEWHKAYPIAQGNRQSPIDIDSARAVYDPNLQPLVISYESCTSLSISNTGHSVMVEFEDTDDRTGISGGPFQNPFRLKQFHFHWGTTHSQGSEHTIDGKPFPCELHLVHWNARKYATFGEAAAAPDGLAVVGVFLEIGKEHASMNRLTDALYMVKFKGTKAQFRGFNPKCLLPLSLDYWTYLGSLTTPPLNESVTWIVLKEPIRISVKQLEKFRMLLFTSEEDQRIQMANNFRPPQPLKGRIVRASFKA